In the genome of Vanacampus margaritifer isolate UIUO_Vmar chromosome 1, RoL_Vmar_1.0, whole genome shotgun sequence, one region contains:
- the rtel1 gene encoding regulator of telomere elongation helicase 1 isoform X4 — translation MCINPEVMRLQSNHLKVHMCRAKVSTRSCAFYNNVEEKSTDRELVDEIVDMEDLVKFGNKKRACPYYLSRSLKQQADIIFMPYNYLLDSKSRKAHNIELAGSVVIFDEAHNVESTCEEATSFDITPYDLASAINAITRLLSDHAQEAHLGEMYSQVSGLKTDIKDVAKLKEILLKLEAAIDSFEVPVDKGITKPGIFIYELLERAHLTYNTKADVIEALDQIIGYLAGQPGIFPNTSGLQKLSDIIQLVFCGDVAQIEAKAAHFKVHIHQDTSAQKKLKNGDPWASSTKKAGNILSYWCFSPGFSMQNLQDQGVRSIILTSGTLAPLSSFTSEMRIPFQVSLENSHVIERDQIFVSVIEQGPDRVPLSSAFDRRFDPENLSSLGNTVVNLTRIVPHGLLLFFPSFYLMEKTLEFWRDNGHANRIESVKPMFVEPKGKGAFSEAMEGYYNKVNDSQSRGGIFAAVCRGKVSEGLDFADTFGRGVIITGVPFPPKMDPRINLKMQFLDEMNQRKLLVPGQKVLTGWEWYREQGFRAVNQAIGRVIRHKDDYGAIFLCDQRFKNGDAQSHLPSWVRPYVRFYDNFGNIVRDVCQFFRVAQKMRPVLEKNHAPDPSLFSASSSQSSVPQCSSAASYTTSQKPCIQKAKMLDVHTSTLKRRRTDEDTQYASIFKQYESQTQKSQTKPGNLFDALERLEHQSGGNGALGEETQSNSSTLSLQYDKRMDEMMRGGKRKIKLVQEQKPSVSGSVTGDGKKGTAKSFLLEMKSSLSQVSFEQIRQALYSYKKNDNLDNLLSDTSFLTHDPHTYRLYRGLYPFVRPHHRKAFDEKCLELTGTGCGYKPEHLVNEDKKRSGTPQSADEQPSGLSSSTSNLTLSAQLNVEQLKQGGRQDLRETLTDANPKSQVQAAFLADVKKALGLEGSAQLCQAVSAYKKTDNYENMMTAAVALFTEKDEDFSLLIRFGNIIRPHHKKQYKEMLKALMGVDTAPAKADQKKTEDNQVHGFN, via the exons ATGTGTATCAATCCAGAAGTGATGCGTCTTCAAAGCAACCATCTCAaa gtaCATATGTGTCGAGCAAAGGTCTCCACAAGGTCATGTGCCTTCTACAACAATGTTGAAG AGAAAAGCACCGACAGAGAATTGGTGGATGAAATTGTGGACATGGAAGACCTGGTCAAATTTGGCAACAAAAAGAG GGCTTGTCCTTATTATCTCTCGCGTTCTTTAAAGCAGCAGGCTGATATCATTTTTATGCCTTACAACTACCTGCTGGATTCAAAG AGCCGCAAAGCTCACAACATCGAGTTGGCTGGATCTGTTGTCATCTTTGATGAGGCTCATAACGTA GAAAGTACGTGTGAAGAGGCAACATCATTTGACATAACGCCATATGATCTAGCCTCAGCCATTAACGCGATTACCAGATTGTTAAGTGACCACGCTCAAGAAGCCCATTTGGGGGAAATGTATTCTCAAG tttcaggtttaaaaacagatataaaagatGTTGCTAAACTCAAAG AGATTCTGTTGAAACTTGAGGCTGCTATTGATTCCTTTGAGGTTCCGGTTGACAAAGGCATAACAAAACCCGGCAT CTTCATATATGAGCTGCTAGAGAGAGCCCACTTGACGTACAACACCAAGGCCGATGTGATTGAAGCTCTCGATCAGATCATTGGATACTTAGCAGGAC AGCCGGGGATATTTCCCAATACGAGTGGATTGCAGAAGCTCTCGGATATCATACAG CTTGTATTCTGTGGTGACGTGGCGCAAATTGAAGCTAAAGCAGCTCATTTTAAG GTTCACATCCATCAAGACACCAGCGCtcagaaaaaactaaaaaatggtGACCCATGGGCTTCATCCACAAAGAAAGCAG GAAACATTCTGAGTTATTGGTGTTTCTCTCCGGGCTTCAGTATGCAGAACTTGCAGGATCAAGGTGTACGCTCCATCATTTTGACCAGCGGCACCCTTGCTCCCCTGAGCTCCTTCACCTCTGAGATGAGGAT ACCGTTTCAAGTGTCTTTGGAAAACAGCCACGTCATTGAGCGGGATCAGATCTTTGTTAGTGTCATTGAACAAGGCCCAGATAGGGTCCCGCTGAGTTCAGCATTTGATAGAAG atttGATCCTGAAAACCTGTCATCTTTAGGAAACACAGTGG TAAACCTGACCCGGATCGTGCCCCATGGtctccttttgttttttccctccttcTACTTGATGGAAAAAACGTTGGAGTTCTGGAGA GACAATGGACATGCAAATCGGATTGAAAGTGTAAAGCCAATGTTTGTTGAACCAAAAGGGAAGGGAGCTTTTTCTGAG GCAATGGAGGGATATTACAACAAAGTAAATGACTCCCAATCTAGAGGCGGAATCTTTGCTGCAGTATGTCGAGGAAAG gttagcGAGGGACTGGATTTTGCGGACACATTTGGTCGTGGTGTTATAATCACTGGAGTCCCCTTTCCACCGAAAATGGACCCTCGAATCAATTTAAAGATGCAATTCTTAGATGAGATGAACCAAAGAAAATTACTGGTACCTGGCCAGAAG GTGCTTACAGGATGGGAGTGGTACAGAGAGCAAGGGTTCAGAGCTGTCAATCAAGCCATCGGCAGAGTCATTCGCCACAAGGATGACTACGGAGCCATCTTCCTCTGTGATCAGAG GTTTAAAAACGGAGATGCACAATCTCACCTTCCATCATGGGTGAGGCCGTATGTGCGTTTTTATGACAACTTTGGGAACATTGTTCGTGATGTCTGCCAGTTCTTCAGGGTTGCGCAGAAAATG AGGCCTGTGTTGGAGAAGAATCATGCGCCCGATCCCTCACTGTTTTCTGCAAGCAGTTCTCAGTCATCAGTTCCTCAGTGCTCCAGTGCTGCTTCTTACACAACCTCCCAGAAGCCATGCATTCAGAAGGCCAAAATGCTGGACGTGCACACTTCCACTCTAAAAAGGAGGAGAACTG ATGAAGATACCCAATACGCTAGTATTTTTAAACAGTACGAGTCTCAGACTCAAAAGAGTCAAACAAAACCAGGCAACCTGTTTGATGCCCTGGAGCGATTAGAGCACCAAAGTGGAGGCAATGGTGCTTTGGGAGAAGAGACG caaAGCAATTCATCCACACTGTCACTTCAATATGACAAGAGAATGGATGAGATGATGCGTGGAGGCAAACGCAAAATAAAATTGGTCCAAGAACAG aagcccAGTGTTTCTGGATCAGTTACTGGAGATGGAAAAAAAGGCACCGCTAAGTCATTTCTGCTAGAAATGAAATCATCATTGAGCCAGGTCAGCTTTGAGCAAATTCGCCAGGCTCTGTACTCCTACAAGAAGAATGACAACCTGGACAATCTGCTGTCCGACACGTCCTTTTTAACCCACGACCCTCATACTTACAGACTTTACCGTG GTTTATACCCCTTTGTACGACCACATCACAGAAAGGCATTTGACGAAAAATGCCTGGAGCTGACTGGGACCGGCTGTGGCTACAAACCCGAACATTTGGTGAACGAAGACAAAAAGAGATCAGGGACGCCACAGAGTG CAGATGAGCAACCCAGTGGGCTTTCGTCATCCACTTCCAATTTAACATTGAGTGCGCAGCTGAATGTAGAGCAACTCAAACAAGGAGGACGTCAAGATCTTAGAGAAACTCTGACTG ACGCGAACCCAAAGAGTCAAGTCCAGGCTGCCTTTCTGGCTGACGTAAAAAAAGCACTTGGCCTAGAGGGATCAGCTCAACTATGTCAAGCTGTTAGTGCATACAAGAAGACAGACAACTATGAAAATATGATGACTGCAGCTGTGGCCTTATTCACAGAGAAAGATGAAGACTTCAGCCTTTTAATCA GATTTGGCAATATCATCCGCCCTCACCATAAGAAGCAGTATAAAGAGATGTTGAAAGCGTTGATGGGTGTTGATACGGCTCCTGCTAAAGCAGACcagaaaaaaactgaagatAATCAAGTGCATGGTTTTAATTAA